The sequence TCTGCAAATGTGCTTCCTGTATGTAGTTTTCCACCATACATTACTCCTGTTATATCACCTACGCTCATATATTCTCCAAGCGTATCTTCAAATGCAAGATATCCTGAATAATTGGAAGCGCCTTCTTCCGTTGGCAATTCTGCTGATTGAATTTTTATCCTCTCTACAAGTTCTTCAAACTTTGCGATTAAGTCGTCCGCACTGCTTGCATTAAAAAACTCATCTACATAATATCGGTCTGTACATTCTCCTGATTCCGCTTTTTGTAATTGATTATCCACCTTTGGAACATCTATTGATTTTCCAACCGCTTCTAAATGTACTGTTTCTCCCTCCGCTGCCTCTAAAAATGTATTCCACCAACTGTCTAATTCAACTTCTGTATTCTCCGAAGGATTTAAAACCATGCGGGCATACTTGTTATCATCACCAGTAAGCTGTGCTAACAACCCTACTGTATAAAATAATGGGGTCTTAGAATATGATTCCGACAACATTTTTTTTACCCATGCCCCTGTCAGCTGTGTAAGAAACGCCATACGAATATCTGTCTCTCTGCCGTATCCTACCGTAGAATCTCCTCGCTCCGCATAATGCACACTTGCCGCTGTCGGTGCACCATCACTCATAAGTGTGATAACAGGAATTCTTCCTTCACTATTTCCATTCGAATCAGGAATTAATTTTTGGAAGGCTTCCATCAAACCATTTTGAATATAAGTGTTCCCTTGCACTGCATAAGACAACTCTTCATTATACATCGGATTTCCAGCAGAATTTTTAACATTCTTTCCGAGTTCAATCCTGGAACTACCAGGGTAATTTATTACTGAAAAAAATATTCCATCATTAGTTGTATATCTGTCTAACGGCAACGGACAGCTTGCAGTATCTTCTTTGGAATCTTCATCATAGTTAAGTGCACCCGAATACAGAACAACCCCTACCCTGTTTTTTTTATTCATATCTAAAATTTCCTGAATTGTACTATTTACCGCCTTTACCAGCATGCTAATTTTTTGGTCATCCTCATTTTCCGCCATACTTCCAGAAATATCCAATACAAGCATAACATCCACCGGAATTGCCGCCTCTAGTGTAACCGATTTCGTTGAGCTAAGTGCTGACAATCCCACCAAAAAATTATCCGTTTCTTTTCTGGATATTGTAGTACTATTGTTATCGCCTTCAATTGACTGCAATGTGATATCTCCATCTACAACCGTCTTATCCGTCCATATCTTACCGGCATTAGACGTATCCGTCTCACTTCCGAAATACTCCTGCCAACTGTTTATCGTACTCACATCAGCAACTCTTGTAACTGCCTGCTCCGGCTCCTCTTTCTCCCCTTCCGGTGCCGAGAACAACGTTACTTGAAAAATCATTCCCATCAGCATTGCGACGCAAAGAGCTGCCGCAATCATTCGATGCATCCTATTGGTTTTCAAACCAAATTTGTTCATCATTTCCCTCCTTTCTTTCTAGAATATCCAATAAAAACTGCAACGAAGTCATTGGAATGTATCTTATTTCTACTGAAGATGCTTTTGAGAGATTCTTATAAAATACATCAACTATTTCTTTTTACACAAAAAAACAGCAGACCTCTCAACAAAGATAGGTTCTGCCGCCTCCATAGGAGCAGGATCGTATACCATCCTGCTAACTGGGAAATATCCGCCTATGAGGCATCGTACCCACTATGTTTAAATTTATATGCATTTTCTCAATTTTAATAAAGCAATATTAAGTTATCAATCCAAAAAATTATACGCCTTCGTTACGGTAGTATTTTATCCTACTTTATAGCATATTGCAACATAAAATTGCATATAATGATATATTATCATAAAAAAGGAAATGTTATGAAGCCATTAAAAAACAAAGTAAGTATCACACTAGATGAGACTGTAATTGAAAAAATCAAAGACTTGGCAGAAGAGGACGACCGGAATTTCAGTCAATATGTTAATATGGTTTTAAAGGACTGGATAAAGCGTCATGAACAATATCTCTAGTCAAGTCCCAATGTTCTTCTTTCTTACAAGAAAGACTTTTCTATGACGAAAATGGAGCAGCCGACACTCCTCAAAGTGTCCTCTGCTCCATTTTTTTACACTTCCTCATTCACTACCTGAATCAGTTTCACTATGTTATCTCGTATCTTTGGCGGCACATATTGTGGTTTTGAAAACAAATATCCCTGAAGATAATCTACCCTTAACCTGATAACCTGTTTCAGTTCTTCAATTGTTTCGATTCCCTCGGCAATCACTTTCATCTCACGCTCGTGCGCATAGCCCACAATATTTTCCACGATTTTGCATTTATCCGGATTACTGTCAATATTTCGAATAATGTCCATGTCGATTTTAATAAACTTCGGCGAGATGGATAACAACATTTTCTCGCTGTTATATCCGCTTCCATAGTCGTCCAAAGCCAGCTCTGCATGCCATTTTTTCATAAGCTTTGCTTTTTGATTTTGATGATTTTCATCAACACATTCTCCCTCTGTGACTTCCAACACTACATTTCCCAGATATTCAGCATATTTTTCCTCTAACTCCTTCACCTTTTTGTCACTTAAGATTTGATTGGCAATAGAGTTGATAAATATTTTTGAATGTTTATCAATCAAATTATTATTTACGTGGGTCGCAAACGTATCAAGCGCAAGTTCCCACGTAAGTTCTTCTATCGCATTCAGACAGTTTTCTTCTTTGGCAACTTTTAAAATGTCCAGCGGAGACTTTAGTGATGGCGTAAATGATCTCATCAAAGACTCATACGCAAAGACGGATCCATCTTTACTGCTTATGATTGGCTGGAAATAAAACTGCAGTGTTTTATTTGTGATAATCGTCTTCAATTCATCTTTCACTTCTCTTTTGAACGAATCTCTCAGATACTCATCCCGATCAAAATCTGTCATATCCCCTTTACTGCTATGCTTGATCTTATACATTGCATAGTCCGCAAAATGCTGCAGTTTTTCGAATGACTCACTGTCTTTTGGATACCAAGCCAGTCCTCCCGACACTTCCATCTGGAAAGATTTTTCTCCAATCGGAATTGTTGTCTTTCGAATTGCTGATTTTAAATGTGCAATCAACTCTGTAATCACCGCTTCATTCTCATACCCATAGAAGAATATATAGAATTCATCCCCTGAAATACGAGAAATAACCGTGTTTTCAGGGCTGTTGCGGACAAATATCTCTGCTGCTTTTGCAATATAGTTATCTCCGTTTTCATGACCGTAATTGTCATTTATATATTTCAAATTATCTAAATCGAGCATCAATAATGCTGCTGTTTTCAGCTCAGCTCTATGGTTTTCAAACAAGTCATTCATAATCCTAATGAATGCACCGCGATTTAAAAGCCCTGTCAATGTATCGTGGTCACGTTCATATTCAATTACCTGTTTTTCAATCACAGTATTTGTCACATCTTCAATGATTCCGGTATAAATGTTCCCCTTCTCCAACAAGCGAAGATTCACATACACCACATTATTTTTATCCGGAATCTGAAACAAGTACTGTTTCTGACTATAGTCGGAAGACACAATATATTGCTTATATGGATCAAATGCTTTTTTAAACTGCTCTAGTGTCAGAGAGGCGGCATTGATTTCATCATTGAGGAAAATCTCGAAAAAATTATCTGATAAAAACAGTTCCTGAGTATCGTCATTATATTCAAACCCAGCCAGCTTTACACTTGCCATCTGAAGCAAATTTGTAAACTTAGAGGAAGTATCTCTCACATTTTGATTCAATTTTTCCATCGTGCGCGCGAAGCGGTCAATTTCCGCAATATTTGTCCTCTTGAATCGAATCTCATCTTTTACATTTGCCCGGTCAACCTCTTCTGTCAGCTTTTTAATCGGTCTTGAAATGATATAGCTAAAGATAAGGCTTCCAACAATTCCCACTGCTACTGTCAGAACAATTGCAAAAAGCAAAATAGATTTTATCTTGCCAGTAAACGCAAACAGCGATTCTGTATCCGCAATCCCCACCAGCATCCACTGCTGGTTGCCATATGGCGTATTATCATTATAAATATTGAGGCGCTGCCTTGACGTGTATAATTTTCTGCCCTCACTGCATACATAATAGTCATTATCCAACTTAGTGAGATTCACTTTCGAGGTGTTCTTTTCACATGCACTTCCACTCACAGCAAATCCTTCCATCGACAGCTCACCATCTTGGTTGAGCGCAATCATATAACAGCTGTTTTCATCATCTAACAACTCTGTGCTTGGCAAAATCTTACTTAAATAGTCTAATGTGATATCGATTCCCACAACTCCATAGACAACTCCTTTGGCATTGATCAGCGGAAGAGAATATGTAATCGCATCGTATTTAGTTCCATTCAGTCTGTACTTTCCGCCCCAATATCCCATCTCCTCAGCACTGTACTCTCCATTACTTTTGAGTGCCTGCTGATATGGTGTATAGAAAAAATCATAATACGTGACATTTTCTTTTTGGAATTCAAAACGAGGACGCCACGCAGAGTCCGTCGCAATATTTAGCGATTTCACCACTTCCGCCGGCGCACGCTCGATTAATATATCGCCATTTTCACTTGAGCTCTTAGACATCGGATCAAAATCTCTTAAATATACTCCCGGTTTATCTTCAATCCCATCATCTAAATTATGGTTATTTAGAACGATATAGGCTCCCGTCACACGCTGTGAGCACATCGTCGAAATCAGCTGGTCTACTGCTTTTAGAATAAGTGGTTCCGCAGAGTCCGAACTTTCGTCCAGTGTTTCAAATTCAATACTTCCCTCTCTGTCCAGTTCTTCCGCAATCTTATTAATATTGTCAGCTAGTTTTGACAGGTTCGACCAGTTGTTCACCATTTCGTTTTGCAGAGAGGCACTTCGGTTAATTACTTTTTGATCCACAATATCTTTTGCATTCTGATTTAGTTTTTCATAGATTCCGCCCACTCGGAGACTTTCTGATAAAATTGCTGTCTCAGCCAAAATAAGCATACACATCCCAAGCAGCAAATAGGAGAAAATAGACTTGTTTTTTCTAAACTTTCGAAACATAATTCCTCCTTTACTGCTGCACCAGCAATTCCTACTGAGTTTTTGTATCTTCATACCATTTGTGGAAATAATCGTCATTGTCAAATTGGCTGACTGCTTGCTGAAGCGTCATCCCACTTTCCAGATTCTGTTCCACAATCTCTCTGTCCTGTTTTGCCAGATCTCGCATTCCCTTTTCCAAAAACACTCTGGCAGTTGTTCCATTTTTAAACGGAATCGATGTGTACATCTGATTATCCCCAATCATTTCAAAGCTGGTACGCAGAACTTTTTTTACCGATTGCTCCACTTTCGTCACTTCTGTCACTTTATCAAGATTATTCGCAGATTTTGTGACTGGCAAATAACCGCTGGCCGTCGAGAATGCGATATTCTGTTCATCGCTTGTGAACCACTTTAAGAACTCGGCGCATGCCCGCTGTTCCTTTTCACTGCTTTTTAACACCAGCATTCCGGCTCCCTGCTGTATCTGATAGTCTTTTCCGCCTTGAAATTTGGGACATTCCAGCACTTTCAACTCAATCGGGTAGCTTTCTTCGTCATTTAATATCACCCGATCAGGAAAATATGTAACACTGGAAGACGAAGAGACACATGCAAGAATATTCCCCACTTTTATATCGTCACTTCGGAATTTTCCGGATGAATCAAAGTATCCGCTAATATAGGGTACATAATAATTGTCCCACAGTTTTCTCACCACATCTTCCTCAAAATGAAGTACAATTTTATTATTCTCTTTACTAAACATATCAGTTGACAATTGTCGATATCCTGCCAGCATATAATTTGCAAATGCATCCCTTCCAAAGAACGCTTTCCCATCATTTTGTTCCTCAGTCAAACTGTCTGTCCACTCGTAATATTTTTTTGCAGTTTCTGTAATGCCCTCTATCGTACTCAATTCTTCTGTTGTCACACCGACTGAAGAGGAAAATTTCTCCCAATCCGTCTTATTTAACATTAGTAATTCTACCGACTTCGCCACCGGAAAAATCTTTAGTGAGTCTTCTCCCGAAAAATTTCCCTCTGTAATATATCCCTCTACATATTTGCTCAGTTCCTCTTCTGTAAAATAAGGTTTCAGATCAACTGCATATCCCAATTGATCGACTTCATACGCTGCATCCCCATAGGCTGCAAACATATTCGGCATCTGATCCGCCCCTGCTTTTCCCTGAATCGCATCTAATACATTTGCTTCCAATTCACTGATGGTTCCCTGCCCGGATCCCTCAACGACAATCCCCTTTTCTTTTCCAACTGT comes from Coprococcus phoceensis and encodes:
- a CDS encoding EAL domain-containing protein, which codes for MFRKFRKNKSIFSYLLLGMCMLILAETAILSESLRVGGIYEKLNQNAKDIVDQKVINRSASLQNEMVNNWSNLSKLADNINKIAEELDREGSIEFETLDESSDSAEPLILKAVDQLISTMCSQRVTGAYIVLNNHNLDDGIEDKPGVYLRDFDPMSKSSSENGDILIERAPAEVVKSLNIATDSAWRPRFEFQKENVTYYDFFYTPYQQALKSNGEYSAEEMGYWGGKYRLNGTKYDAITYSLPLINAKGVVYGVVGIDITLDYLSKILPSTELLDDENSCYMIALNQDGELSMEGFAVSGSACEKNTSKVNLTKLDNDYYVCSEGRKLYTSRQRLNIYNDNTPYGNQQWMLVGIADTESLFAFTGKIKSILLFAIVLTVAVGIVGSLIFSYIISRPIKKLTEEVDRANVKDEIRFKRTNIAEIDRFARTMEKLNQNVRDTSSKFTNLLQMASVKLAGFEYNDDTQELFLSDNFFEIFLNDEINAASLTLEQFKKAFDPYKQYIVSSDYSQKQYLFQIPDKNNVVYVNLRLLEKGNIYTGIIEDVTNTVIEKQVIEYERDHDTLTGLLNRGAFIRIMNDLFENHRAELKTAALLMLDLDNLKYINDNYGHENGDNYIAKAAEIFVRNSPENTVISRISGDEFYIFFYGYENEAVITELIAHLKSAIRKTTIPIGEKSFQMEVSGGLAWYPKDSESFEKLQHFADYAMYKIKHSSKGDMTDFDRDEYLRDSFKREVKDELKTIITNKTLQFYFQPIISSKDGSVFAYESLMRSFTPSLKSPLDILKVAKEENCLNAIEELTWELALDTFATHVNNNLIDKHSKIFINSIANQILSDKKVKELEEKYAEYLGNVVLEVTEGECVDENHQNQKAKLMKKWHAELALDDYGSGYNSEKMLLSISPKFIKIDMDIIRNIDSNPDKCKIVENIVGYAHEREMKVIAEGIETIEELKQVIRLRVDYLQGYLFSKPQYVPPKIRDNIVKLIQVVNEEV
- a CDS encoding extracellular solute-binding protein, which encodes MKRTKLAFLVLSAMLIVTGCKEKEQDLLNKDDPVTIEVWHYYNGAQQDEFNRLVREFNKTVGKEKGIVVEGSGQGTISELEANVLDAIQGKAGADQMPNMFAAYGDAAYEVDQLGYAVDLKPYFTEEELSKYVEGYITEGNFSGEDSLKIFPVAKSVELLMLNKTDWEKFSSSVGVTTEELSTIEGITETAKKYYEWTDSLTEEQNDGKAFFGRDAFANYMLAGYRQLSTDMFSKENNKIVLHFEEDVVRKLWDNYYVPYISGYFDSSGKFRSDDIKVGNILACVSSSSSVTYFPDRVILNDEESYPIELKVLECPKFQGGKDYQIQQGAGMLVLKSSEKEQRACAEFLKWFTSDEQNIAFSTASGYLPVTKSANNLDKVTEVTKVEQSVKKVLRTSFEMIGDNQMYTSIPFKNGTTARVFLEKGMRDLAKQDREIVEQNLESGMTLQQAVSQFDNDDYFHKWYEDTKTQ